A stretch of the Chitiniphilus purpureus genome encodes the following:
- a CDS encoding ABC transporter permease, with translation MSGGLLTLAWRQFLRGLRAGEHRTLIAALAVTIAALTAVGLFAGRVGALLNAEANNLLAADAVLSADHPIRPAAQQQAARLGLATSQVQTFPSMASANGDAALTTVKAIAGRYPLRGRLTLNAGRGSYAVHAAPPQGEVWIDERLAHRLKLKVGDGVRLGRLQLRVGALIEREPDIAVDFAGLQPRLIMNAAQLPQSGLLGFGSRIRYRLLVAGPDAAVAQWKQQAERTLARGERLENVRESQPQVRRALERAETFLRLVTLLAATLAGTAVLLAARRYSARQADAVALFVTLGATRMRIRALLFAELALIFGLAALIGGAVGWITQAVLALLIRDSLPGALPQPAPWPWLAACALGLVLLAGVAGPTLMQLARTPPARVLRRELVAPARLWLSLSITLAAAAAVFFWVAGSATLALYVAGGIAGALLASGLLGWLLLRVAARVVRGFAARIALRQLARRTWLSAAQLGALAVGLLGLWLLTAVERDLLSSWERRLPPDAPNLFAFNIQPDQAASFQRALAAAGVTDALLQPMIRGRWVALNGRPVEVARYEDDRARRLAEREFNLSWGEQLREDNKLQAGQPLSGASGWSVEAGLAETLGIRLGDTLTFDVAGTPVQGRVVNLRTVEWDSFRVNFFVVGTPAMFGEAPTSLITSFYLPPQHRAAVAGWSRTFPNVTFIDVGEVLGEVRRVLGLSASVLRLVFVFCLAAGVVVLLAALETSAPERRREAAVLRALGAHSRQIAAIQWWEGALIGATAGLVAGLAASATGWLVGRQVLALPVSFNLWLPAASLIAGLALAGIVTLWERRRLASESALGLLRDPG, from the coding sequence ATGAGCGGCGGACTTCTCACGCTGGCCTGGCGCCAGTTCCTGCGCGGGCTGCGCGCGGGCGAGCACCGTACGCTGATCGCCGCGCTCGCGGTCACCATCGCGGCGCTGACGGCGGTGGGCCTGTTCGCCGGGCGCGTGGGCGCACTGCTGAATGCCGAAGCGAACAACCTGCTGGCGGCCGATGCGGTGCTGTCCGCCGACCATCCGATCCGGCCTGCGGCGCAGCAGCAGGCGGCCCGGCTCGGGCTGGCCACCAGCCAGGTCCAGACCTTCCCGTCGATGGCCTCGGCCAACGGCGATGCGGCACTGACCACGGTCAAGGCGATTGCCGGCCGCTACCCCTTGCGCGGCAGGCTCACGCTGAATGCCGGTCGGGGCAGCTACGCCGTGCACGCCGCGCCACCGCAGGGCGAAGTCTGGATCGACGAGCGGCTCGCGCACCGGCTCAAGCTCAAGGTCGGCGACGGGGTGCGGCTGGGGCGGCTGCAATTGCGCGTCGGCGCACTGATCGAGCGCGAGCCGGATATCGCGGTCGACTTCGCCGGGCTGCAGCCACGCCTGATCATGAATGCGGCACAGCTGCCGCAATCGGGCCTGCTCGGATTCGGCAGCCGCATCCGCTACCGGCTGCTGGTGGCCGGGCCGGATGCGGCGGTGGCGCAGTGGAAGCAGCAGGCCGAGCGCACGCTGGCGCGCGGCGAGCGGCTGGAGAATGTGCGCGAGTCGCAGCCGCAGGTGCGGCGCGCGCTGGAGCGTGCGGAAACCTTCCTGCGGCTGGTCACGCTGCTGGCGGCCACGCTGGCCGGCACGGCCGTGCTGCTGGCGGCAAGGCGCTACAGCGCCCGGCAGGCCGACGCAGTGGCGCTGTTCGTCACGCTGGGTGCCACGCGCATGCGCATCCGCGCGTTGCTGTTCGCCGAGCTGGCGTTGATCTTCGGGCTGGCGGCGCTGATCGGCGGCGCGGTCGGCTGGATCACGCAGGCCGTGCTGGCGCTGCTGATCCGCGACAGTCTGCCCGGGGCGCTGCCGCAACCGGCACCCTGGCCTTGGCTGGCCGCCTGCGCGCTGGGGCTGGTGTTGCTCGCGGGGGTGGCGGGGCCGACGCTGATGCAGCTGGCGCGCACGCCGCCGGCGCGCGTGCTGCGGCGCGAGCTGGTCGCACCGGCGCGATTATGGCTGAGCTTGTCCATCACCCTTGCGGCGGCCGCGGCCGTGTTCTTCTGGGTGGCAGGCAGTGCCACGCTCGCGCTGTATGTGGCCGGTGGCATCGCCGGCGCATTGCTGGCCTCCGGCCTCTTGGGCTGGCTGCTGCTGCGGGTGGCTGCGCGCGTGGTGCGCGGCTTCGCCGCCCGTATCGCACTGCGCCAGCTGGCGCGCCGCACCTGGCTGTCGGCCGCCCAGCTCGGGGCGCTCGCGGTCGGCCTGCTCGGCCTGTGGCTGCTCACCGCGGTCGAACGCGATCTGCTGTCGAGCTGGGAGCGGCGCCTGCCGCCAGATGCGCCCAATCTGTTCGCCTTCAACATCCAACCCGATCAGGCGGCGTCGTTCCAGCGGGCGCTGGCTGCCGCCGGTGTGACCGATGCGCTGCTGCAGCCGATGATCCGGGGCCGCTGGGTGGCGCTGAATGGCCGTCCGGTCGAGGTGGCGCGCTATGAGGACGACCGGGCCCGCCGGCTGGCTGAACGCGAATTCAACCTCTCCTGGGGCGAGCAGCTGCGCGAGGACAACAAGCTGCAGGCCGGCCAGCCGTTGTCGGGCGCATCCGGCTGGTCGGTGGAGGCGGGGCTGGCCGAGACCCTCGGCATCCGGTTGGGCGATACGCTGACCTTCGATGTGGCCGGCACGCCGGTGCAGGGGCGGGTGGTCAATCTGCGCACCGTGGAGTGGGACTCCTTCCGGGTGAACTTCTTCGTGGTCGGTACACCGGCGATGTTCGGCGAGGCGCCGACCAGCCTGATCACCAGCTTCTACCTGCCGCCGCAGCACCGCGCCGCAGTGGCCGGCTGGTCGCGGACGTTTCCCAATGTGACCTTTATCGACGTCGGCGAAGTGCTCGGCGAGGTGCGGCGCGTGCTGGGCCTGTCCGCCAGCGTGCTGCGACTGGTGTTCGTGTTCTGCCTTGCCGCCGGGGTGGTGGTGCTGCTGGCCGCGCTGGAGACCTCGGCGCCGGAGCGACGGCGCGAGGCAGCGGTATTGCGGGCCTTGGGCGCGCACAGCCGGCAGATCGCCGCGATCCAGTGGTGGGAGGGCGCACTGATCGGCGCCACCGCCGGCCTCGTGGCCGGGCTCGCCGCCAGTGCCACCGGTTGGCTGGTGGGGCGGCAGGTGCTGGCGTTGCCGGTGTCCTTCAACCTGTGGCTGCCGGCGGCGAGCCTGATCGCCGGGCTGGCGCTGGCGGGCATCGTCACGCTGTGGGAGCGGCGGCGGCTGGCCAGCGAATCGGCATTGGGGCTGCTGCGCGACCCCGGCTGA
- a CDS encoding ABC transporter ATP-binding protein has product MLEAAGLGKHVTAATEELDILADVSFRLPAGASLAIVGASGSGKSTLLSLLAGLDVPSRGTVRLAGTSLGELDEDGRARLRGRVSGFVFQAFHLLPELTALENVMLPLELAGRADAATVAGEWLARVGLAARREHTPRTLSGGEQQRVALARAFAPGPQLLFADEPTGSLDTHTGEHVADLLFELNASSGTTLVLVTHDEKLAARCGARLRLAGGRVIEQVNA; this is encoded by the coding sequence ATGCTCGAAGCCGCCGGCTTGGGCAAGCATGTCACCGCCGCCACGGAAGAGCTCGACATCCTGGCCGACGTTTCGTTCCGGCTGCCCGCCGGGGCGAGCCTGGCCATCGTCGGTGCCAGTGGCTCGGGCAAGTCTACCTTGCTCTCGCTGCTGGCGGGCCTGGACGTGCCCAGCCGCGGCACGGTGAGGCTGGCGGGCACGTCGCTTGGCGAGCTGGACGAGGATGGCCGCGCCCGGCTGCGCGGGCGGGTCAGCGGCTTTGTGTTCCAGGCCTTCCACCTGCTGCCCGAACTGACCGCGCTGGAGAACGTGATGCTGCCGTTGGAGCTGGCCGGGCGTGCCGATGCGGCCACTGTCGCCGGGGAGTGGCTGGCGCGGGTGGGGCTCGCGGCGCGGCGCGAGCATACGCCGCGCACGCTCTCGGGCGGGGAGCAGCAGCGCGTGGCGCTGGCCCGCGCGTTCGCACCCGGCCCGCAGCTGCTGTTCGCTGACGAGCCCACCGGCAGCCTGGATACCCATACGGGCGAGCACGTCGCCGACCTGTTGTTCGAGCTCAACGCCTCGTCCGGCACCACGCTGGTGCTGGTGACGCACGACGAGAAGCTGGCCGCACGCTGTGGCGCGCGGCTGCGGCTGGCCGGCGGGCGCGTGATCGAGCAGGTGAACGCATGA
- a CDS encoding DUF6531 domain-containing protein, giving the protein MNRELVDDDPDLGEPDQCSGNPIATATGNKFEHELDHASNTLPLIRYFNSQAGSDLGLGFGWRHGYSGRIVHMKTTLPVEVWSFPGPPGTRTQMAADTQLDWATYQQLQPERFSSYDDYFVLERANGKRWSFKVWGYGPATPRADNSLRQYQVSFNANGFRVVDGANIEFYDNDGRLISIETPANTITLSYFTSSKMLKQVSDRYGNSIQFKYDTNGRISAATTNGGATLQYAYDAVGHLVSVTHPDQTSRQYHYEDPNPYLLTGITDEAGVRYATWRYNADGEAISSEHVGGIDKVSLAFTQAGSTRTTTETDPLGTVRRYHFTQIGKRWLLTGQDQPGGAGCGPASATLGYDANGNVQSRTDFNGVSTTYGYDLTRNLETTRTEAAGTPQARTVTTTWHPTFRLPATLTEPGRVTTFSYDDQGHLLQKQITADGVTRAWRWTYLPNGLLETATDPLGQLTRYSYDAQGNLATVTNPLNQVTRYPRYDAHGNLLEQIDPDNRSTTFSYDLRQRLKSRTEVHGTTTFDYLPTGLLSRVTLPDGSGLSYRYDPAHRLVGLDHSSGSKVEYTLDAAGNRTREDRIDPSGALAAGQQAVTAAQALPTAPTAH; this is encoded by the coding sequence GTGAATCGGGAATTGGTAGACGATGATCCCGATCTGGGTGAGCCGGACCAATGCTCCGGCAATCCGATTGCCACCGCGACAGGCAACAAGTTCGAACATGAACTTGACCACGCGTCCAATACACTGCCCCTGATCCGCTACTTCAACAGCCAAGCCGGTTCTGATCTAGGGCTGGGTTTCGGTTGGCGCCATGGTTATAGCGGACGCATCGTGCATATGAAAACCACGCTGCCAGTGGAGGTTTGGAGCTTTCCTGGCCCCCCCGGCACCAGAACACAGATGGCTGCCGATACCCAGCTGGATTGGGCCACGTATCAGCAATTGCAACCTGAACGGTTCAGCTCGTACGACGACTATTTCGTGCTGGAACGGGCAAACGGCAAGCGCTGGTCCTTCAAGGTTTGGGGGTATGGTCCCGCAACGCCACGCGCTGACAATTCGCTGCGGCAATACCAAGTGTCGTTCAACGCCAATGGTTTCCGAGTGGTGGATGGCGCCAATATCGAATTCTATGACAACGACGGTCGTCTGATTTCGATCGAGACCCCGGCCAACACCATCACCTTGTCCTATTTCACTTCAAGCAAAATGCTCAAGCAGGTTTCCGATCGCTACGGTAATTCGATCCAATTCAAATACGACACAAATGGCCGCATCAGTGCCGCCACGACCAACGGCGGAGCGACCCTCCAATATGCCTACGACGCCGTCGGGCATTTGGTCTCGGTCACCCACCCTGACCAGACCAGCCGCCAATACCACTACGAAGACCCCAATCCCTACCTCCTGACCGGCATCACCGACGAAGCCGGGGTGCGCTACGCCACCTGGCGCTACAACGCCGACGGCGAGGCCATCTCCTCCGAGCACGTCGGCGGCATCGACAAGGTCAGCCTCGCCTTCACCCAGGCCGGCAGCACCCGCACCACCACCGAGACCGATCCCCTCGGTACCGTCCGCCGCTACCACTTCACCCAGATCGGCAAGCGCTGGCTGCTCACCGGCCAGGATCAGCCCGGCGGCGCCGGTTGCGGCCCGGCCAGTGCCACGCTCGGCTATGACGCCAACGGCAACGTCCAGTCCCGCACCGACTTCAACGGCGTGAGCACCACCTACGGCTACGACCTGACCCGCAACCTCGAAACCACCCGCACCGAAGCCGCCGGCACCCCGCAGGCCCGCACCGTCACCACCACCTGGCACCCCACCTTCCGCCTGCCCGCCACCCTCACCGAACCCGGCCGCGTCACTACCTTCAGCTATGACGACCAAGGCCACTTGCTGCAAAAGCAGATCACCGCCGACGGCGTCACCCGCGCCTGGCGCTGGACCTATCTGCCCAATGGCCTGCTGGAGACCGCGACCGATCCGTTGGGCCAGCTCACCCGCTACAGCTACGACGCCCAGGGCAACCTCGCCACCGTGACCAACCCGCTGAACCAGGTCACCCGCTATCCCCGCTATGACGCCCACGGCAACCTGCTGGAGCAGATCGACCCGGACAACCGCAGCACCACCTTCAGCTACGACCTGCGCCAGCGCTTGAAGTCCCGCACCGAGGTCCACGGCACCACCACCTTTGATTACCTGCCCACCGGCCTGCTCAGCAGGGTCACCCTGCCCGATGGCAGCGGGCTCAGCTATCGCTACGATCCGGCGCACCGCCTGGTCGGCCTCGACCACAGCAGTGGCAGCAAGGTGGAATACACGCTGGATGCCGCCGGCAATCGCACGCGCGAAGACCGGATCGATCCAAGCGGCGCACTGGCGGCCGGCCAACAGGCGGTCACCGCGGCACAGGCCCTGCCCACCGCACCCACCGCCCACTGA
- a CDS encoding HNH/endonuclease VII fold putative polymorphic toxin, with amino-acid sequence MQQHLIAALLTLGASGLLAAAVPTHQPVVSTFYDYDALGRLERIMDAQGHQTTFTYDANGNRTAQTDPQGRVTRYEYDALNRLSRITYPDGGVVSLSHDARDNLVSVTDPEGFTTRYSYNGFDDLIQQISPDSGTTTYTYQADGQLQTRTDARNKPATTRYDPLGRVTSVAYGDETHTFHYDPAQAIGQLAGFGDSSGSTRYSYTAQGWLSRVERRIGAVTLASSYGHLATGQVERLTYPSGSPIRYSWANGRIAAVQLGNTFIARNIQYSADGRLIGWTWGNGQVWQQPGDFAGRTAGITLANQSYSYQYDRSGNLTHQDPGIATQVRSYGYDANDRLRLANIGQHTTFGFQYDRNGNRTEKTTGTQTSQVITYSPTSNRIHERTEGGSTVRHTWDAAGNMTNSGAFVYNNAGRRIRNKHSNVWWDNQYNALGQWVRKTDNGSRTSYFAYDEAGQLLGEYDATGQRVQETVWLNGHPIAVLQGPSSATRLYYAWSDHLGTPRQLSEPTTKKVVWDWPIGEPFGHSQPNEDPDGDGVRIAYNQRFPGQYYDKDFGFVYNYFRDYDQRTGRYYQSDPIGLAGGINTYAYVEGSPLQNADPSGLAGYLRIKCDPFSTAGCTDNLNDLPEPGANIGIPENCPEVALRGAAGGAKPGNGRSSALNQAKRDLGIPRSQHPDSVSRIPMTSKSGKSIVGPDGRPIVTREYTYTRPDGSKVVVQDHSAGHRYGQGGVGDQGPHFNVRPPENTRTGYVAGTKEHYSW; translated from the coding sequence ATGCAACAGCACCTCATTGCCGCCCTGCTAACGCTGGGCGCCTCCGGCCTGCTGGCCGCCGCCGTACCGACCCACCAACCGGTGGTCAGCACCTTCTACGACTACGATGCGCTCGGCCGGCTCGAACGCATCATGGATGCCCAGGGCCACCAGACCACCTTCACCTATGACGCCAACGGCAACCGCACCGCGCAAACAGACCCGCAAGGCAGGGTGACGCGCTATGAATACGACGCGCTCAACCGGCTGAGCAGGATCACCTATCCGGATGGCGGCGTGGTCAGCCTCAGCCATGACGCCCGCGACAACCTCGTCAGCGTCACAGATCCGGAGGGCTTCACCACCCGCTACAGCTACAACGGCTTTGACGACCTGATCCAGCAGATCAGTCCCGACAGCGGCACCACCACCTACACCTACCAGGCCGACGGCCAGCTGCAGACCCGGACCGACGCCCGCAACAAGCCTGCCACCACCCGCTACGACCCCCTCGGCCGCGTGACCAGCGTCGCCTACGGTGACGAAACCCACACCTTCCACTACGACCCGGCCCAAGCCATCGGCCAGCTGGCCGGCTTTGGCGACAGCAGTGGCAGCACCCGCTACAGCTACACCGCGCAAGGCTGGCTGAGCCGGGTTGAACGCCGGATCGGCGCCGTCACCCTGGCCAGCAGCTATGGCCATCTGGCGACCGGCCAGGTGGAACGGCTCACCTATCCGTCGGGCAGCCCGATCCGCTACAGCTGGGCCAATGGCCGCATCGCCGCGGTGCAGCTGGGCAACACCTTCATCGCCCGCAACATCCAGTACAGCGCCGACGGCCGCCTGATCGGCTGGACCTGGGGCAATGGTCAGGTGTGGCAACAACCGGGCGACTTCGCCGGCCGCACTGCCGGCATCACCCTGGCCAACCAAAGCTACAGTTACCAGTACGACCGCAGCGGCAACCTGACCCACCAGGACCCCGGCATCGCCACCCAGGTGCGCAGCTATGGCTACGATGCCAACGACCGGCTGCGGCTGGCCAACATCGGGCAGCACACCACCTTCGGCTTCCAATACGACCGCAACGGCAACCGCACCGAAAAGACCACCGGCACCCAGACCAGCCAGGTCATCACCTACAGCCCGACCAGCAACCGCATCCACGAGCGGACCGAAGGCGGCAGCACCGTGCGCCACACCTGGGACGCCGCCGGCAACATGACCAACAGCGGTGCCTTCGTCTACAACAACGCTGGCCGCCGCATCCGCAACAAGCACAGCAATGTGTGGTGGGACAACCAGTACAACGCGCTCGGCCAATGGGTGAGGAAGACCGACAACGGCAGTCGCACCAGCTATTTCGCCTACGACGAAGCCGGCCAACTGCTGGGCGAATACGACGCCACCGGGCAGCGGGTGCAGGAAACGGTGTGGCTGAACGGGCACCCGATCGCGGTGCTGCAAGGCCCCAGCAGCGCGACCCGGCTCTACTACGCCTGGAGCGACCACCTAGGCACGCCGCGGCAGCTGTCCGAGCCGACGACGAAGAAGGTGGTGTGGGACTGGCCGATCGGCGAGCCGTTCGGCCACAGCCAGCCCAACGAAGACCCGGATGGTGACGGCGTCAGGATCGCCTACAACCAGCGCTTCCCCGGGCAGTATTACGACAAGGATTTTGGCTTCGTCTACAACTACTTCCGGGATTATGATCAGCGGACGGGCCGGTATTACCAGAGTGATCCGATTGGCTTGGCGGGGGGGATTAATACGTATGCGTATGTAGAGGGAAGCCCACTTCAGAACGCCGATCCATCGGGTTTGGCGGGTTATCTGAGAATCAAGTGCGATCCATTTTCAACTGCTGGCTGCACTGACAATCTCAATGACCTTCCAGAGCCCGGGGCCAATATTGGTATACCGGAAAATTGCCCAGAAGTCGCTTTGCGCGGGGCTGCTGGAGGGGCAAAGCCAGGGAATGGTCGAAGCAGCGCTCTTAATCAAGCGAAGCGTGATCTAGGTATTCCACGTTCGCAACATCCTGACTCTGTCTCGCGCATCCCTATGACTAGCAAAAGTGGGAAGAGTATAGTAGGTCCGGATGGCAGGCCAATTGTCACACGCGAATATACTTACACGCGCCCAGATGGTAGCAAAGTTGTTGTTCAGGACCACTCTGCCGGGCACCGCTATGGTCAAGGAGGGGTTGGAGATCAGGGACCACATTTCAACGTGCGCCCGCCTGAAAATACACGTACCGGTTATGTAGCTGGCACGAAAGAACATTATTCATGGTGA
- a CDS encoding immunity 50 family protein, with the protein MVTNYWTDLVLDVNPIRAIYGANPPTLEAVDLHEMVLHRDGPRVLLRFDLQDFPQHPPKKWVDAGFNRVQIQLLISNIQDLLIIGLKPQTRINIIINKDGPLIRLQADNGIVQFNLTGESLIVDKISAYRDASLA; encoded by the coding sequence ATGGTTACAAATTACTGGACTGATCTGGTTTTGGACGTGAACCCCATTAGGGCAATATATGGGGCAAATCCTCCAACTCTTGAGGCAGTCGATCTTCACGAAATGGTTCTTCATCGCGATGGGCCAAGGGTCTTGTTACGATTTGATTTGCAAGATTTCCCCCAACACCCGCCCAAGAAATGGGTCGACGCAGGATTCAACCGGGTGCAAATACAACTACTAATTTCCAACATCCAGGATTTATTGATAATAGGATTGAAGCCACAGACACGCATCAACATCATAATCAACAAAGACGGGCCTCTAATTCGATTACAAGCCGACAATGGAATCGTTCAGTTTAATTTAACAGGAGAATCGTTGATCGTTGATAAAATCAGCGCATACCGTGATGCATCACTAGCCTGA
- the recQ gene encoding DNA helicase RecQ, giving the protein MSSPSPALHLLEHVFGYRAFRGEQAAIVEQVAAGGDALVLMPTGGGKSLCYQVPALLREGCGVVVSPLIALMQDQVDALKELGVAAAFLNSTLEMDAAREVERAFVAGELKLLYVAPERLVTPRFLSLLARARLALFAIDEAHCVSAWGHDFRPEYLQLSVLADGFPGVPRIALTATADHATRQDIITRLRLETARQFVSSFDRPNLRYTIVEKKSAREQLLSFIRREHEGDSGIIYCLSRKKVEDTAAWLRTQEIKALPYHAGMEAEARARNQQIFIRDEGVVMVATIAFGMGIDKPDVRFVAHLDLPKSIENYYQETGRAGRDGQPADAWLAYGLNDVMLLTEMIEGSGSAEEQKAVERAKLSAMLGLCEATGCRRIAILGYFGEQTQPCGNCDNCLNPPKLIDHSESARKALSCVFRTGNRFGVGHLVDVLQGKQSPKVKEFCHDRVSTFGIGKDVDEATWRAIYRQLLARGALRLKLEGHGGLELTDAARAFLRGDAPLSLRARTEKFHYRGERGGEFEQPADRALWQALRRCRKELADAQNVPAYVIFGDTTLKEMVRLRPADHYELSRISGVGDRKLEKYGDAFLGVIAAQR; this is encoded by the coding sequence ATGTCCTCCCCCTCCCCGGCCTTGCATCTGCTTGAGCATGTCTTCGGCTACCGCGCCTTTCGTGGTGAGCAGGCGGCGATCGTCGAGCAGGTGGCGGCGGGAGGCGATGCGCTGGTGTTGATGCCCACAGGGGGCGGCAAGTCGTTGTGCTATCAGGTGCCGGCCCTGTTGCGCGAGGGGTGCGGTGTGGTGGTCTCACCGCTGATCGCGCTGATGCAGGATCAGGTCGATGCGCTCAAGGAGCTGGGCGTGGCGGCGGCGTTTCTCAACTCCACCCTGGAGATGGATGCCGCGCGTGAGGTGGAGCGCGCCTTCGTGGCCGGCGAGCTCAAGCTGTTGTATGTGGCGCCCGAGCGCCTGGTGACGCCGCGCTTCCTGTCGTTGCTCGCGCGGGCGCGCCTTGCGCTGTTTGCCATCGACGAGGCGCACTGCGTCTCGGCCTGGGGCCATGATTTCCGGCCCGAGTACCTGCAGTTGTCGGTACTCGCCGACGGGTTTCCCGGGGTGCCGCGCATCGCACTGACCGCAACCGCCGACCATGCCACGCGGCAGGACATCATCACCCGGCTGCGGTTGGAGACAGCCCGGCAATTCGTCTCCAGCTTCGACCGCCCCAACCTGCGCTACACCATCGTCGAGAAGAAGAGCGCACGCGAGCAGTTGCTCTCGTTCATCCGCCGCGAGCACGAGGGCGATTCCGGCATCATCTACTGCCTGTCGCGCAAGAAGGTCGAAGACACGGCCGCCTGGCTGCGCACGCAGGAGATCAAGGCGCTGCCCTACCACGCCGGCATGGAGGCCGAGGCACGGGCGCGCAACCAGCAGATCTTCATCCGCGACGAGGGGGTGGTGATGGTGGCGACCATCGCCTTCGGCATGGGTATCGACAAACCGGACGTGCGCTTCGTCGCGCATCTGGATCTGCCCAAGAGCATCGAGAACTACTACCAGGAAACCGGCCGCGCCGGCCGCGATGGCCAGCCTGCCGACGCTTGGCTCGCCTACGGCCTGAACGACGTGATGCTGCTGACCGAGATGATCGAAGGCAGCGGCAGCGCCGAGGAGCAAAAGGCGGTCGAGCGTGCCAAGCTCTCGGCGATGCTGGGGTTGTGCGAGGCCACCGGTTGCCGACGCATCGCCATTCTTGGCTACTTCGGCGAACAGACACAGCCATGCGGCAATTGCGATAACTGCCTCAATCCGCCCAAGCTGATCGATCACAGCGAATCGGCCAGGAAAGCGCTTTCCTGCGTGTTCCGCACCGGCAACCGCTTCGGGGTGGGCCACCTGGTGGACGTGTTGCAGGGCAAGCAAAGCCCCAAGGTCAAGGAATTCTGCCACGACCGCGTGTCGACCTTCGGCATCGGCAAGGACGTGGACGAAGCCACGTGGCGGGCGATCTACCGGCAGCTGCTTGCGCGTGGCGCGCTGCGGCTCAAGCTCGAAGGCCACGGGGGGCTGGAACTGACCGACGCGGCCCGCGCCTTCCTGCGTGGCGATGCGCCGCTGTCGCTGCGTGCGCGTACCGAGAAATTCCACTACCGCGGCGAGCGGGGCGGCGAGTTCGAGCAGCCGGCCGACCGCGCGCTGTGGCAGGCCCTGCGCCGCTGCCGCAAGGAGCTGGCCGATGCGCAGAACGTGCCGGCCTACGTCATCTTCGGCGACACCACGCTGAAGGAGATGGTACGGCTGCGCCCGGCCGACCACTACGAGCTGTCGCGCATCTCGGGCGTGGGCGATCGCAAGCTGGAGAAATACGGCGACGCCTTCCTTGGCGTGATCGCAGCGCAGCGCTGA